One Leopardus geoffroyi isolate Oge1 chromosome C1, O.geoffroyi_Oge1_pat1.0, whole genome shotgun sequence DNA segment encodes these proteins:
- the ST6GALNAC5 gene encoding alpha-N-acetylgalactosaminide alpha-2,6-sialyltransferase 5 isoform X2 — protein MKTLMRHGLAVCLALTTMCTSLLLVYSSLGGQKERPPQQQQQAGATGSAQPSAESSPPSRPRIPAAPRPLDGYLGVADHKVTARSPARAPPSLGTRTPEPAPFPGAGRRRDP, from the exons ATGAAGACCCTGATG CGCCATGGTCTGGCTGTGTGTTTAGCGCTCACCACCATGTGCACCAGCTTGTTGCTCGTGTACAGCAGCCTCGGCGGCCAGAAGGAGCGGCccccgcagcagcagcagcaggcagggGCGACCGGCAGCGCGCAGCCGTCGGCGGAGAGCAGCCCCCCCTCGAGACCCCGGATCCCCGCGGCACCGCGGCCGTTGGACGGATACCTCGGCGTGGCGGACCACAAGGTGACAGCTCGCTCACCGGCGCGCGCACCACCCAGCCTGGGGACCCGCACACCTGAGCCTGCCCCCTTTCCCGGGGCTGGGAGGCGCCGTGA